One segment of Paraburkholderia sp. PGU19 DNA contains the following:
- the glcC gene encoding transcriptional regulator GlcC, with product MISDPENPAKQSDRKIADVVAERIERLIVDGVLRSGQALPSERRLTDKLGVSRTALREGLKLLRARGIIETAHGKGSFVANLTAQPPQSPLMHLLASQPRTLYDLFEVRGMLEAESARLAALRGTPADYMMITRRYEEMLAAHNAETDPATHARLDHAFHLAICEASHNPVLVHTLRSLTELLLSSVFASVNNLYHRQPHRKRIDRQHARLYNAVTGKLPEQAYRAAADHIDGVRESLQEIEQEEQRLVRATLRLEGWK from the coding sequence GTGATTTCAGACCCGGAAAACCCCGCAAAACAGTCCGATCGCAAGATCGCCGATGTGGTCGCGGAGCGCATCGAAAGGCTGATCGTCGACGGCGTGCTGAGGTCGGGGCAGGCACTGCCATCGGAGCGTCGCCTGACAGACAAGCTCGGCGTATCGAGAACGGCTTTGCGCGAAGGGCTAAAGCTGCTGCGCGCGCGGGGCATCATCGAAACGGCTCACGGCAAGGGCTCGTTCGTCGCGAACCTGACTGCGCAGCCGCCGCAATCGCCATTGATGCACCTGCTCGCTTCGCAGCCGCGCACGCTCTACGACCTGTTCGAAGTGCGCGGCATGCTCGAAGCCGAATCGGCGCGTCTGGCCGCGTTGCGCGGCACGCCCGCCGACTACATGATGATCACGCGCCGCTACGAGGAAATGCTCGCCGCGCACAATGCCGAAACCGATCCCGCGACGCACGCGCGCCTCGATCACGCGTTCCATCTGGCGATTTGCGAGGCGTCGCATAACCCGGTGCTCGTGCATACGCTGCGCTCGCTAACGGAGTTGCTGCTGAGTTCGGTGTTCGCATCCGTGAACAATCTTTATCACCGGCAGCCGCATCGCAAGCGGATCGACCGGCAGCATGCGCGGCTCTACAACGCGGTGACGGGCAAGCTGCCCGAGCAGGCGTACCGTGCCGCCGCGGATCACATCGACGGTGTGCGCGAGAGCCTGCAGGAAATCGAACAGGAAGAGCAGCGGCTGGTGCGGGCGACGCTCAGACTCGAAGGCTGGAAGTAA
- a CDS encoding EAL domain-containing protein — protein sequence MKRNPFFRLLARLRVGRKLLLIYLLDLTAVVYISGILIHEKYISIDFSNKEIVGNAYIGTVRDALTDVAMAGAGQRPPAARLKNAQTDLASTEARYGAHLESAGLNARVRAALDVLAREAQPTAAQINEALEACRELVTRVGNQSNLILDPDLDSYYAMSLSILRYPALLESVNRIGRQLHDGHEGHEGVHAVRSHDELRTRYLVLEGQLDAVLQGLRSDFSEAGAANHALDSALGPSMARMLTAVESYRHAARIIVDSNGDVDPTLLSIVDVQQQTLVASVQDTWRSTADQLDDLLHARVRGLFSRMWLHLGTALFLLCSILGMVYFVAQQISRPLRQLARVMDTVRRTGDHTVRASWHSQDEIGQLVRGFNEMLEQLDRERDVQKELAATARASAAQHALVESTPVPMMVTAVPGHEVLHANQPALYWLNGCTTDPWAYGLDSSVRARFFQQLSDRDAVDEFEVRWKASTEPTWAMLSARRLNFQGRDAVLTAFTPINQIKLMEQRLELWAKVFEASSEAILILDQERRLLTANASFYRATGYRAEDIAGQPPAFIVAGANGGAVITALATLVDRSSSWNGEAQIRRRQGGDYPAWLMISAVRDKRGSVSHYICTLIDITDRKKSEARIEFLAEHDVLTELPNRALFTKRLGVALEHAKHAQQRVAVLFIDLDRFKDINDSLGHHIGDGLLRSVSRRLVQAVRSSDTVSRLGGDEFTMILADAGSAADVARTIDERLLPLVREPHAIGGVTLQVACSAGVALYPDDGTDIETLMQNADAAMYQAKAAGRNLVKFFSPDMAERARQRLALEACMRTAIERHELRLAFQPCLDAQTGALVSVEGLLRWTHPQLGAVTPAQFIPIAEETRLIIPIGAWVIDEACRQLARWRDDEMGELRMSINLSAIQLRDADIVDTLRRSLATHGVAPQRLELEITETVLMDSAENYLDAIRAIRALGVKLSLDDFGTGYSSLSYLNRFPLDRLKIDRAFVRDMLDAPADLAVIKAIIELGHELGLRVVAEGVENEDEANTLRSIGCDELQGFLYSPAISAEELEAWAAQRVAADVE from the coding sequence ATGAAGCGCAATCCATTCTTCCGTCTACTTGCGCGTCTGCGCGTGGGCCGCAAGCTGCTGCTGATCTATCTGCTCGATTTGACGGCTGTGGTGTACATCAGCGGCATTCTGATTCACGAGAAATACATTTCGATCGACTTCTCGAACAAGGAGATCGTCGGCAACGCGTATATCGGCACCGTGCGCGATGCATTGACCGACGTAGCGATGGCGGGCGCGGGACAGCGTCCGCCCGCTGCCCGCCTGAAGAATGCGCAAACGGATCTCGCCAGTACGGAAGCGCGCTACGGCGCACATCTGGAAAGCGCCGGGCTGAACGCGCGCGTGCGCGCCGCGTTGGACGTGCTGGCGCGCGAAGCGCAGCCCACTGCCGCACAAATCAACGAAGCGCTCGAAGCATGCCGCGAGCTCGTGACGCGCGTCGGCAATCAGTCGAACCTGATTCTCGACCCTGACCTCGACAGCTACTACGCGATGTCGCTGTCGATCCTGCGTTATCCAGCGCTGCTCGAATCCGTCAACCGGATTGGACGGCAATTGCACGACGGGCACGAAGGGCACGAAGGCGTGCATGCCGTGCGCTCGCACGACGAACTGCGCACGCGCTATCTCGTACTCGAAGGGCAACTCGATGCCGTGCTGCAAGGTCTGCGCTCTGACTTCTCGGAAGCGGGCGCGGCCAATCATGCACTCGACTCGGCGCTCGGGCCGTCGATGGCACGGATGCTCACAGCCGTCGAATCGTACCGGCACGCGGCGCGCATCATCGTCGACAGCAACGGCGACGTCGATCCCACGTTGCTGTCGATTGTCGACGTGCAGCAGCAGACGCTCGTGGCCAGCGTGCAGGACACGTGGCGCAGCACGGCGGATCAGCTCGACGATCTGTTGCATGCACGCGTGCGCGGACTCTTCTCGCGCATGTGGCTGCATCTCGGCACGGCGCTCTTTCTGTTATGCAGCATTCTCGGCATGGTGTATTTCGTCGCGCAGCAGATTTCGCGGCCACTGCGCCAGCTTGCGCGCGTAATGGACACGGTGCGCAGAACGGGCGATCACACTGTGCGCGCGAGCTGGCACAGCCAGGATGAAATCGGTCAGCTGGTGCGCGGGTTCAACGAAATGCTCGAACAGCTCGACCGCGAGCGCGACGTGCAGAAGGAACTCGCGGCGACGGCGCGCGCGTCGGCCGCGCAGCATGCGCTTGTCGAATCGACGCCCGTGCCGATGATGGTGACGGCCGTGCCCGGTCATGAAGTGCTGCACGCGAACCAGCCCGCGCTGTACTGGCTCAACGGCTGCACAACCGACCCGTGGGCATACGGCCTGGATTCGTCGGTGCGCGCGCGTTTTTTCCAGCAGTTGTCCGATCGCGATGCCGTCGACGAATTCGAAGTGCGCTGGAAAGCGAGCACCGAACCGACGTGGGCGATGCTGTCCGCGCGGCGTCTGAACTTCCAGGGCCGCGACGCCGTGCTGACGGCGTTCACGCCGATCAACCAGATCAAGCTGATGGAGCAGCGGCTCGAACTATGGGCGAAGGTGTTCGAGGCTTCTTCCGAAGCGATCCTGATTCTCGATCAGGAGCGACGTCTGCTGACGGCCAATGCTTCGTTCTATCGCGCGACGGGCTACCGTGCGGAAGATATCGCGGGCCAGCCGCCCGCGTTCATCGTCGCCGGCGCGAATGGCGGCGCGGTGATCACGGCGCTCGCGACGCTCGTCGACCGCTCCAGTTCATGGAACGGCGAAGCGCAGATCAGACGGCGACAAGGCGGCGATTATCCCGCGTGGCTGATGATCAGCGCGGTGCGCGACAAACGTGGCAGCGTATCGCACTACATCTGCACACTGATCGACATCACGGATCGCAAGAAGAGCGAGGCGCGCATCGAGTTTCTCGCCGAGCATGACGTGTTGACGGAATTGCCGAACCGCGCGCTCTTCACGAAACGGCTGGGCGTGGCGCTCGAACACGCGAAGCACGCTCAACAACGCGTGGCGGTGCTCTTCATCGACCTCGACCGCTTTAAGGACATCAACGATTCGCTCGGTCATCATATCGGCGATGGCTTGCTGCGTTCCGTTTCGCGGCGTCTCGTGCAGGCCGTGCGCAGCAGCGATACCGTGAGCCGCCTGGGCGGTGACGAGTTCACGATGATTCTCGCGGATGCAGGCAGCGCAGCCGACGTTGCGCGCACCATCGACGAACGTCTGCTGCCGCTCGTGCGCGAGCCGCACGCGATCGGCGGTGTCACGCTGCAGGTTGCATGCAGCGCGGGCGTGGCGCTCTATCCCGACGACGGCACGGACATCGAAACGCTGATGCAGAACGCCGATGCCGCGATGTATCAGGCGAAGGCAGCGGGGCGCAACCTGGTGAAGTTCTTCTCGCCCGATATGGCGGAGCGTGCGCGTCAGCGGCTCGCGCTCGAAGCCTGCATGCGCACAGCTATCGAACGGCACGAACTGCGGCTGGCGTTTCAACCGTGTCTCGATGCGCAGACGGGCGCGCTCGTCAGTGTCGAAGGCTTGCTGCGCTGGACGCATCCGCAACTGGGCGCGGTGACGCCCGCGCAGTTCATTCCCATCGCCGAAGAGACGCGGCTGATCATTCCGATCGGCGCATGGGTGATCGACGAAGCGTGCCGGCAACTCGCGCGCTGGCGCGACGACGAGATGGGCGAGTTGCGCATGTCGATCAATCTGTCGGCGATCCAGTTGCGCGATGCGGATATCGTCGATACGTTGCGGCGCAGTCTCGCAACGCATGGCGTCGCGCCGCAGCGGCTGGAACTCGAAATCACCGAAACGGTATTGATGGACAGCGCGGAGAACTATCTCGATGCAATTCGCGCGATACGCGCGCTCGGCGTGAAGCTGTCGCTCGACGATTTCGGGACGGGCTATTCGAGCCTCAGCTATCTGAACCGCTTTCCGCTGGACCGGTTGAAGATCGACCGGGCGTTCGTTCGCGACATGCTCGATGCGCCCGCCGATCTCGCTGTCATCAAGGCGATCATCGAGCTTGGGCATGAGCTGGGTCTGCGCGTGGTGGCGGAGGGCGTCGAAAACGAGGACGAAGCGAATACGCTGCGCAGCATCGGTTGTGATGAATTGCAGGGATTCCTGTATTCGCCGGCGATATCGGCTGAAGAACTGGAGGCGTGGGCGGCGCAGCGGGTTGCGGCGGATGTCGAATGA
- a CDS encoding MFS transporter, whose amino-acid sequence MTDKATSIDLLNWRTPAMRAFHFAWMAFFVCFFAWFACAPLMPLIKQEFHLTADQVANINIAAVAITILVRLIVGPMCDRFGPRKVYVALMMVGALPVLGAALAHSYTAFLLCRLGIGAVGASFVITQYHTSVMFAPNVVGTANATSAGWGNAGAGAAQMLVPLMLAGAVALGASNADAWRLTLVLPGIAMPIMAALYWRFTQDCPQGNFAELRARGIVVDSGKKGGWASLLAASRNYRVWMLFVTYAACFGVEVFIHNVAAIYYVDHFQLSLRDAGLAAGSFGLLAIFARPLGGLLSDWGAKRRGLSARSMLLFALIAGEGVGLLLFSQANHAALAVIAMLLFGLFTHMACGATYALVPFIDRKALGGVAGIVGAGGNVGAVAAGFLAKGMGDLHQTLLTLGAFVSASAICAIAVRFSAEHTTRDAALGATN is encoded by the coding sequence ATGACCGACAAAGCCACATCGATCGATCTGCTGAACTGGCGCACGCCCGCCATGCGCGCTTTCCACTTCGCGTGGATGGCGTTCTTCGTCTGCTTCTTCGCGTGGTTCGCCTGCGCGCCGCTGATGCCGCTCATCAAGCAGGAGTTCCACCTCACAGCGGATCAGGTCGCGAACATCAACATTGCTGCCGTCGCGATCACGATTCTCGTGCGTCTGATCGTCGGTCCGATGTGCGACCGCTTCGGCCCGCGCAAGGTCTACGTCGCGTTGATGATGGTCGGCGCGCTGCCCGTGCTTGGCGCGGCGCTCGCGCACAGCTACACCGCGTTCCTGTTGTGCCGGCTCGGCATCGGCGCGGTCGGCGCGAGCTTCGTGATCACGCAATATCACACGTCCGTGATGTTCGCGCCCAACGTGGTCGGCACGGCGAACGCGACCAGCGCCGGCTGGGGCAATGCAGGCGCAGGCGCCGCGCAGATGCTCGTGCCGCTGATGCTCGCCGGCGCCGTCGCGCTGGGCGCGAGCAACGCCGACGCCTGGCGTTTGACGCTCGTGCTGCCGGGCATCGCGATGCCCATCATGGCCGCGCTCTACTGGCGCTTCACGCAAGACTGCCCGCAAGGCAATTTCGCGGAACTGCGCGCACGCGGCATCGTCGTCGATAGCGGCAAGAAAGGCGGCTGGGCAAGCCTGCTCGCGGCCTCGCGCAACTATCGCGTGTGGATGCTGTTCGTCACCTACGCCGCGTGCTTCGGCGTCGAGGTGTTCATCCACAACGTCGCGGCCATCTACTACGTCGATCACTTCCAGCTGTCGCTGCGCGACGCCGGTCTCGCGGCGGGCAGCTTCGGCCTGCTCGCAATCTTCGCGCGTCCGCTCGGCGGTCTGTTGTCGGACTGGGGCGCGAAGCGTCGTGGGCTGTCGGCGCGTTCGATGTTGCTGTTCGCGCTGATCGCCGGCGAAGGCGTCGGCCTGCTGCTGTTCTCGCAAGCAAACCACGCGGCGCTCGCGGTGATCGCGATGCTGCTGTTCGGTCTCTTCACACACATGGCGTGCGGCGCGACCTACGCGCTCGTGCCGTTCATCGACCGCAAGGCGCTCGGCGGCGTGGCGGGCATCGTCGGCGCGGGCGGCAATGTCGGCGCGGTGGCGGCGGGCTTTCTGGCGAAGGGCATGGGCGACCTGCATCAAACGCTGTTGACGCTCGGCGCGTTCGTCAGCGCGTCCGCGATCTGCGCCATCGCCGTGCGCTTCTCCGCCGAACACACCACCCGCGATGCCGCACTCGGCGCAACGAATTAA
- a CDS encoding 3-hydroxybutyryl-CoA dehydrogenase codes for MANRIETIGIVGAGTMGNGIAQVSAVAGLKVVLIDVTDAALEKGIGALTSSLAKLVEKGKIEAAARDAALTRIETSTDYQRLSGVDLVVEAATENDELKIRILRQIESVVSGETIIASNTSSISITALAATLGKPERFVGMHFFNPVPLLPLVEVIRGVQTGDDTAAAVRELTERLGKTPVSVKNAPGFVVNRILVPMINEAFFVLAEGIATAEEIDAGMRLGANHPIGPLALADLIGLDVCLSVMDVFLKDFGDSKYRACPLLRELVAAGRLGRKTGHGVYRYDPKH; via the coding sequence ATGGCAAACAGGATCGAAACAATCGGCATCGTCGGCGCGGGCACGATGGGCAACGGCATCGCGCAGGTATCGGCGGTGGCGGGTTTGAAGGTCGTGCTGATCGACGTGACGGATGCCGCGCTCGAAAAGGGCATCGGGGCGCTCACGTCGAGTCTCGCGAAGCTCGTCGAGAAGGGCAAGATCGAAGCGGCGGCGCGCGATGCGGCGCTCACTCGCATCGAAACCTCGACCGACTATCAGCGCCTGTCAGGCGTCGACCTCGTTGTCGAAGCGGCGACCGAAAACGACGAACTGAAAATCCGCATTCTGCGGCAGATCGAATCGGTGGTGAGCGGCGAGACGATCATCGCGTCGAACACGTCGTCCATTTCGATTACCGCGCTGGCCGCGACGCTAGGCAAGCCGGAACGTTTCGTCGGCATGCACTTCTTCAATCCGGTGCCGTTGCTGCCGCTCGTCGAAGTGATTCGGGGCGTGCAGACCGGCGACGACACGGCTGCCGCCGTGCGCGAACTGACTGAGCGCCTCGGCAAGACGCCCGTCAGCGTGAAGAACGCGCCGGGCTTCGTGGTGAACCGCATTCTCGTGCCGATGATCAACGAGGCGTTCTTCGTGCTGGCGGAAGGCATTGCGACGGCGGAAGAGATTGACGCGGGCATGCGTCTCGGCGCGAATCACCCGATCGGGCCGCTTGCGCTCGCGGACCTGATCGGTCTCGACGTGTGTCTGTCGGTGATGGATGTGTTCCTGAAGGATTTCGGCGACTCGAAATATCGCGCGTGTCCGTTGTTGCGCGAACTCGTGGCGGCAGGGCGTCTGGGGCGAAAGACGGGACACGGCGTGTATCGGTACGATCCGAAGCATTGA
- a CDS encoding CsbD family protein translates to MNRDQIKGVAQQVKGKVNEVVGKVTGNRTQQLKGDLQQATGTARKAFGDGKEKIRRMGR, encoded by the coding sequence ATGAACCGCGATCAGATCAAAGGTGTTGCGCAACAGGTGAAGGGCAAGGTCAACGAAGTGGTCGGCAAGGTGACGGGCAACCGCACGCAGCAACTGAAGGGCGATTTGCAGCAGGCTACGGGGACGGCTCGCAAGGCGTTCGGCGACGGGAAGGAGAAGATCAGAAGGATGGGCCGGTGA
- a CDS encoding tartrate dehydrogenase produces MNTYRIATIPGDGIGKEVVPAGKEVLEALARTSNSFKFEFENFDWGADYYREHGVMMPADGLDAIRNKDAILFGSAGDPDVPDHVTLWGLRLKICQGFDQYANVRPTRILPGIDAPLKRCTPEDLNWVIVRENSEGEYSGVGGRVHQGHPIEAATDVSIMTRAGVERIMRFAFRLAQSRPRKLLTVITKSNAQRHAMVMWDEIALQISKEFPDVKWDKELVDASTARMINRPASLDTIVATNLHADILSDLAAALAGSLGIAPTGNIDPERHYPSMFEPIHGSAFDIMGKGLANPIGTFWSVVMLLEHLGEFEAAKRVMSAVETVTADPSLHTGDLGGKATTAQVTAAVCALVKKVPVAA; encoded by the coding sequence ATGAACACCTATCGCATTGCGACGATCCCCGGCGACGGCATCGGCAAGGAAGTCGTGCCGGCGGGCAAGGAAGTGCTGGAAGCGCTGGCGCGTACCAGCAACAGCTTCAAATTCGAGTTCGAGAACTTCGACTGGGGCGCCGACTACTACCGCGAGCACGGCGTGATGATGCCCGCCGACGGCCTCGACGCAATCCGCAACAAGGACGCGATCCTGTTCGGCTCGGCAGGCGACCCCGACGTGCCCGATCACGTGACGCTGTGGGGCCTGCGCCTGAAGATCTGCCAGGGCTTCGATCAATACGCGAACGTGCGGCCGACCCGCATTCTCCCCGGCATCGACGCGCCGCTGAAGCGCTGCACGCCCGAAGACCTGAACTGGGTGATCGTCCGCGAAAACTCCGAGGGCGAATATTCGGGCGTCGGCGGCCGCGTGCATCAGGGCCATCCGATCGAAGCCGCCACCGACGTCTCCATCATGACGCGCGCCGGCGTCGAACGCATCATGCGTTTTGCGTTCCGTCTCGCGCAGTCGCGCCCCCGCAAGCTGCTCACCGTCATCACGAAGAGCAACGCGCAGCGCCACGCAATGGTGATGTGGGATGAAATCGCGCTGCAGATTTCGAAGGAGTTCCCGGACGTCAAATGGGACAAGGAACTCGTCGATGCGTCGACGGCCCGCATGATCAACCGCCCCGCATCACTCGACACCATCGTCGCCACCAACCTGCACGCCGACATCCTCAGCGACCTCGCCGCTGCACTGGCGGGCAGCCTCGGCATCGCGCCGACGGGCAACATCGACCCGGAGCGCCACTATCCGTCGATGTTCGAACCGATCCACGGCTCGGCGTTCGACATCATGGGCAAGGGCCTTGCGAATCCGATCGGCACGTTCTGGTCGGTCGTGATGTTGCTCGAGCATCTCGGCGAATTCGAAGCCGCGAAGCGCGTGATGAGCGCGGTCGAAACCGTTACTGCGGACCCGTCGCTGCATACAGGCGATCTCGGCGGCAAGGCGACGACTGCGCAAGTGACGGCAGCCGTGTGCGCGCTAGTCAAAAAGGTGCCCGTAGCCGCATAA
- a CDS encoding LysR substrate-binding domain-containing protein, whose amino-acid sequence MTETVQPTDLSFFSTLAASGSLSAAARELGLTPAAVSKRLTQMEQRAGVPLVNRTTRRMMLTPEGEVYLEHARRILDEIDALSELLGSAKKSPKGLLRVNATLGFGRSHVAPAISRFVNRYPQVAVQLQLSVTPPPLTDDAFDVCIRFGEPPDTRVVARRLAPNRRLLCAAPSYIAEYGMPVTPHELVRHNCIGIRQGDEAYGVWRLATGRGAARKTESVRINGNLTTNDGEIAVKWALEGHGVLMRAEWDINEYLADGRLVQVLPGYETPGADIFAVYSQRHQMSARIRTFVDFIAAELREAREG is encoded by the coding sequence GTGACCGAAACCGTTCAACCGACCGACTTGAGCTTTTTCTCGACGCTCGCCGCGTCAGGCAGCCTGAGCGCGGCGGCGCGCGAACTGGGGCTGACGCCGGCCGCCGTGAGCAAGCGGCTGACGCAGATGGAACAGCGTGCGGGCGTGCCGCTTGTGAACCGGACGACGCGCCGGATGATGCTGACGCCCGAAGGCGAGGTCTACCTGGAGCACGCGCGGCGGATACTCGATGAGATCGACGCATTGTCCGAACTGCTGGGTAGCGCGAAGAAGAGCCCGAAGGGCTTGCTGCGGGTGAATGCGACGCTCGGGTTCGGGCGCAGTCATGTCGCGCCGGCGATATCGCGTTTCGTGAACCGTTATCCGCAGGTCGCGGTGCAGCTGCAACTGTCCGTCACGCCGCCGCCGCTCACGGACGACGCGTTCGACGTCTGCATCCGCTTCGGCGAGCCGCCCGATACCCGCGTCGTCGCGCGACGGCTTGCGCCGAATCGCAGACTGCTATGCGCGGCGCCTTCGTACATCGCCGAGTATGGGATGCCAGTCACGCCGCATGAACTGGTGAGGCACAACTGCATCGGCATACGGCAGGGCGACGAAGCGTACGGCGTGTGGCGGCTCGCGACAGGGCGTGGCGCTGCCCGCAAGACGGAGTCGGTGCGCATCAACGGCAATCTGACGACGAATGACGGCGAGATCGCGGTGAAGTGGGCTTTGGAAGGGCACGGAGTCTTGATGCGCGCCGAGTGGGATATCAATGAGTATCTGGCGGATGGCAGGCTCGTGCAGGTGCTGCCTGGGTATGAGACGCCGGGCGCCGATATCTTTGCCGTGTATTCGCAAAGGCATCAGATGTCGGCGCGGATTCGGACGTTCGTCGATTTCATTGCGGCGGAGTTGAGGGAGGCGCGGGAGGGGTAG
- a CDS encoding GNAT family N-acetyltransferase, producing MNEATHAPRDFIVRTMNADEVNLAIEWAAHEGWNPGLHDAHCFRAADPEGFFIGELQGEPVGSISAVAYDAHFGFIGLYIVRPEFRGKGLGLRIWQHGMAYLGKRNVGLDGVVAQQPNYKKSGFQLAYRNIRFQGVPGTDVTNDPSLVDARQLPFDKLASYDQLFFPAPRDAFLRAWIDQRDAVALASVSEGHISGYGVLRRCREGRKIGPLFADDAQTAEALFTALITHCPGEAIALDVSERNTAAVALAERHRLTSVFETARMYTKRAPDIPLARLYGVTSFELG from the coding sequence ATGAACGAAGCGACGCACGCGCCGCGCGACTTCATCGTTCGCACGATGAACGCCGATGAAGTGAATCTCGCCATCGAATGGGCCGCGCATGAAGGATGGAATCCAGGCCTGCACGATGCGCACTGCTTTCGCGCCGCCGACCCGGAGGGGTTCTTCATCGGCGAGTTGCAAGGCGAGCCGGTCGGCTCGATTTCAGCCGTCGCCTATGACGCGCATTTCGGCTTCATTGGCCTGTATATCGTGAGGCCGGAGTTTCGCGGCAAGGGGCTCGGCTTGCGCATCTGGCAGCATGGCATGGCGTATCTCGGCAAGCGCAACGTTGGACTCGATGGCGTGGTCGCGCAACAGCCGAATTACAAGAAGTCGGGATTTCAGCTCGCGTACCGGAACATACGCTTTCAGGGTGTGCCCGGGACCGACGTGACGAACGACCCTTCGCTAGTCGATGCGCGCCAGTTGCCTTTCGACAAGCTGGCCTCGTATGACCAGTTGTTCTTTCCGGCGCCGCGCGACGCCTTTCTGCGCGCATGGATCGATCAACGGGATGCCGTCGCGCTCGCAAGCGTCAGCGAAGGCCATATCAGCGGCTATGGCGTGCTGCGCCGATGCCGCGAGGGACGCAAGATCGGACCGCTTTTCGCCGACGACGCGCAAACAGCCGAAGCCCTGTTCACTGCGCTCATCACGCATTGCCCCGGCGAGGCTATCGCGCTCGACGTGTCCGAACGCAACACAGCCGCCGTCGCGCTCGCCGAACGGCATCGTTTGACGAGCGTGTTCGAAACGGCGCGCATGTACACGAAGCGCGCGCCGGACATACCGCTTGCGCGGCTCTACGGTGTCACGTCTTTCGAACTGGGCTGA
- a CDS encoding MFS transporter translates to MQPELESRVARKLMLRIIPFVMLLYFVSFLDRVNVGFAAMTMNKAIGLSPTAFGLGGGLFFIGYFLFEVPSNLILHRVGARIWIARVMVTWGIVSAASAFVTGPTSFYVLRFVLGVAEAGFFPGIILYLSLWFPGKQRAAAAAWFMAAAPISTAIGSPISGAIMQLPPMFGLADWQLLYIIEAVPAVVLGFVVLKFLTDTPSKAHWLKDDEREWLIAKLKTEADERKGHSGHTAGALSALRDPRVLALALIYFGTSAGLYTLGLWAPLIIRQYGFSALQTGLLTGIPSVLAVIAMVLWARHSDRTEERTWHVVIPCALACAGFIFAGQAGTALLIVLALVVVNVGISAAKAPLWAMPSMFLSGAGAAAGIAMINSVGNLGGFVGPFAIGWLKNVTGGYAAGLYVVGATLAVSAAVTLMLSRKAAQQPATACMRHDH, encoded by the coding sequence ATGCAACCCGAACTCGAATCGCGAGTAGCGCGCAAGCTCATGTTACGGATCATTCCGTTCGTGATGCTGCTCTACTTCGTCAGCTTTCTCGATCGTGTCAACGTCGGCTTCGCCGCCATGACGATGAACAAGGCAATCGGTCTTTCGCCAACGGCATTCGGTCTCGGCGGCGGGCTGTTCTTCATCGGCTACTTTCTGTTCGAAGTGCCGTCGAATCTGATCTTGCATCGCGTCGGCGCACGGATCTGGATCGCGCGTGTGATGGTGACGTGGGGCATCGTGTCGGCCGCTTCGGCGTTCGTCACGGGTCCGACCAGCTTCTACGTGTTGCGCTTCGTGCTGGGCGTCGCGGAAGCGGGCTTCTTTCCCGGCATCATCCTGTATCTGAGCCTGTGGTTTCCGGGCAAGCAGCGCGCGGCAGCCGCGGCATGGTTCATGGCTGCTGCACCGATCTCGACGGCCATCGGCTCACCGATCTCCGGCGCGATCATGCAGTTGCCGCCGATGTTCGGCCTCGCCGACTGGCAATTGCTCTACATCATCGAGGCCGTGCCCGCCGTCGTGCTCGGCTTCGTCGTATTGAAGTTTTTGACCGACACCCCGTCGAAAGCGCACTGGCTGAAGGACGACGAGCGCGAATGGCTGATCGCGAAGCTCAAGACCGAAGCCGACGAGCGCAAAGGTCACTCGGGACATACGGCGGGCGCGCTGAGTGCGTTGCGCGATCCGCGTGTGCTGGCGCTCGCGCTGATCTACTTCGGCACGTCGGCGGGCTTGTATACGCTGGGTCTGTGGGCGCCGCTCATCATCCGGCAGTACGGGTTCAGCGCGCTGCAAACGGGGCTGCTGACGGGCATTCCGAGCGTGCTGGCCGTGATCGCGATGGTGTTGTGGGCGCGGCACTCCGACCGGACTGAAGAACGCACGTGGCACGTCGTGATTCCTTGCGCACTGGCGTGTGCCGGCTTCATCTTCGCGGGTCAGGCCGGTACTGCTTTGTTGATCGTGCTTGCACTGGTGGTCGTCAATGTCGGCATCAGCGCGGCGAAGGCGCCGCTGTGGGCGATGCCGAGCATGTTCCTCTCAGGCGCAGGCGCTGCAGCGGGCATCGCGATGATCAATTCGGTCGGCAATCTGGGCGGTTTCGTCGGTCCGTTCGCGATCGGCTGGCTCAAGAATGTGACGGGCGGATATGCAGCAGGCCTGTACGTGGTCGGCGCGACGCTGGCCGTATCGGCGGCCGTCACATTGATGCTGAGCCGCAAGGCCGCGCAGCAACCCGCCACGGCCTGCATGCGGCACGATCACTGA